One Tolypothrix sp. NIES-4075 DNA segment encodes these proteins:
- a CDS encoding plasmid mobilization protein yields MPKKTQQNAKSPLTSGNIPVHFNASDYQKVKAKSKEAGYNLSEYIRRCALSRHLPPIITDISIDTYRELGRIGADLKKLTATLQDSVASCQQDIPIDLNLLHQLQSLLIQTRKEIAGIGTQTNNSLPRADITADIVKR; encoded by the coding sequence ATGCCAAAGAAAACACAGCAAAATGCCAAATCGCCTCTCACCAGTGGCAACATTCCCGTCCACTTCAATGCTTCGGATTATCAAAAAGTGAAAGCCAAATCCAAAGAAGCAGGTTACAACCTAAGCGAATATATACGAAGATGCGCCTTATCTCGCCACCTTCCCCCTATCATCACAGACATTTCTATCGACACCTACAGGGAATTAGGACGCATTGGTGCTGACCTGAAGAAACTAACCGCCACGCTACAAGATTCGGTAGCGTCCTGTCAACAGGACATCCCTATAGATCTTAACCTCCTGCACCAACTCCAGTCCTTGCTGATCCAGACTCGTAAAGAAATAGCGGGAATCGGGACCCAAACAAACAATTCCCTCCCCAGAGCAGACATTACAGCAGACATAGTTAAAAGATAA